A genomic segment from Neobacillus sp. YX16 encodes:
- a CDS encoding nitroreductase family protein — translation MNDNQSTIETMKKRQSIRTFDTLNIKDSHLKIIHDYINNEDNLVGPFGSKGCIKLIQVNNNVSDKGIKLGTYGFIKNPQAYLVGVTENIKYSLVEFAYTFQKLVILLTELEIGTCWMGGTFNRDSFEQEIQLGEGEFIPCITPIGYPNQKQRVFDKALRYVVKADNKKPWDKIFYDSTFEVPLDKQKAGLLEVPIEMVRLGPSASNKQPWRLLLTNNRKFCHFYIEHTPNYSAKLGYDMQLLDLGIAMCQFETACKELDLKGRWSVAKPDLLLPNEQTQYIASWEIL, via the coding sequence ATGAATGATAATCAATCAACCATTGAAACCATGAAGAAACGGCAGTCTATAAGAACGTTTGATACACTAAACATAAAAGATTCTCATTTAAAAATAATTCATGATTACATAAATAATGAAGACAACTTAGTAGGACCTTTTGGAAGTAAAGGCTGTATTAAGTTGATTCAAGTAAACAATAATGTAAGCGATAAGGGCATTAAGTTAGGTACATATGGATTTATAAAAAATCCACAGGCATATTTAGTTGGAGTAACAGAAAATATTAAATACTCACTTGTAGAATTTGCTTACACCTTTCAAAAATTAGTTATCTTGTTAACTGAATTAGAAATCGGTACTTGCTGGATGGGAGGGACATTCAACCGAGATTCGTTTGAACAAGAAATTCAGCTCGGGGAAGGAGAATTTATTCCCTGTATAACACCAATCGGCTATCCAAATCAAAAACAACGGGTTTTTGATAAGGCACTCCGATACGTTGTAAAGGCGGATAATAAAAAGCCTTGGGATAAGATATTTTATGATTCAACTTTCGAGGTTCCATTGGATAAACAAAAAGCGGGATTACTTGAAGTCCCTATCGAGATGGTTAGGCTTGGACCATCTGCATCCAATAAACAGCCATGGAGACTTTTATTAACTAATAATCGAAAGTTTTGTCATTTTTACATTGAGCATACACCGAATTATAGCGCAAAATTAGGATATGATATGCAGCTTTTGGATTTGGGAATTGCCATGTGTCAATTTGAAACAGCTTGTAAGGAATTAGATTTAAAAGGACGTTGGAGTGTAGCAAAACCGGACCTGCTTCTCCCAAATGAGCAAACGCAGTATATTGCCAGCTGGGAAATCCTTTAA
- a CDS encoding sugar nucleotide-binding protein translates to MKKLLILGASGLVGRAIIEEFKEVYDLYGTYASTQTKLPPDKQIQLEVHQTHEMRDILRSIKPDIVISCLRGEFGQQLKFHRELAEELRNTTSSHYFFSTTNVFDGDFSKPHIETDVPIAESDYGKFKIECENMLAEILEERFHIIRIPAIWGKDSPRWNMIIESIKDTKVIEAYSNLFCNNLLDVQLARQLRFIIENKLKGIFHLGSVDSMTQSQFYEYILTKLGSGLDLLKSNHYLDSDKTFYFELQSTRNDIPESLQSTNKDIISYLLG, encoded by the coding sequence ATGAAAAAGTTACTTATTTTGGGTGCAAGCGGTTTGGTTGGAAGGGCCATAATCGAGGAATTTAAAGAAGTATATGACCTATACGGTACGTACGCTTCTACACAAACTAAGCTCCCTCCTGATAAACAGATCCAACTGGAAGTTCACCAAACCCATGAGATGAGGGATATCCTGCGATCCATTAAACCTGACATAGTGATTTCTTGTCTTAGAGGAGAGTTCGGTCAACAGCTCAAGTTTCATAGAGAATTGGCGGAGGAACTACGAAATACTACAAGTAGTCATTACTTTTTTTCTACAACAAATGTATTTGATGGAGACTTTTCAAAACCACATATCGAAACAGATGTCCCGATTGCAGAATCTGATTATGGGAAGTTTAAAATTGAATGTGAGAATATGCTAGCAGAAATTCTAGAGGAGAGATTCCATATTATCCGTATTCCTGCAATATGGGGGAAGGATTCACCTAGATGGAATATGATCATTGAAAGTATAAAAGATACTAAAGTGATCGAGGCCTATAGTAATCTCTTCTGTAATAATCTTTTAGATGTACAGTTAGCAAGACAGCTCCGGTTTATTATTGAAAATAAGCTTAAAGGTATATTTCATTTAGGTTCAGTTGATTCCATGACACAAAGCCAATTTTACGAATATATTTTAACAAAGTTAGGAAGTGGATTGGATTTATTGAAATCTAACCATTATCTGGACAGCGACAAAACGTTTTATTTTGAATTACAATCAACCCGTAATGATATACCAGAATCCCTTCAATCTACAAATAAAGATATTATTTCTTACCTGCTGGGATAA
- a CDS encoding DUF2243 domain-containing protein translates to MTTSHDARLNYLGRNLLSGCLLGLGFVAFIDEAVFHQILHWHHFYDKSTPDIGLVSDGLFHAFSWFSTIAGAFLVSDLRRRKAWWPKRWLGGFLFGGGAFQLYDGTIQHKLMRIHQIRYNVEIAPYDWVWNIIAALILIAGLILIFRTGRESKMLEGTI, encoded by the coding sequence ATGACAACAAGTCATGACGCACGATTAAATTATTTAGGACGTAATCTATTGTCGGGGTGCTTACTAGGCCTTGGTTTTGTTGCTTTTATTGATGAGGCAGTTTTCCACCAGATACTGCACTGGCACCATTTCTATGACAAGTCTACACCTGATATTGGTCTCGTTTCGGATGGACTCTTTCATGCCTTTAGTTGGTTTTCAACAATAGCGGGGGCATTTCTTGTCTCTGATCTTCGACGAAGAAAGGCCTGGTGGCCAAAAAGATGGCTTGGAGGATTTCTATTTGGAGGGGGTGCGTTCCAATTATACGATGGAACCATCCAGCACAAATTAATGCGAATCCATCAGATTCGTTATAATGTGGAGATTGCTCCATATGACTGGGTATGGAATATCATTGCTGCCCTAATTCTGATTGCTGGGTTAATTCTTATTTTCCGAACAGGACGGGAATCAAAAATGCTGGAAGGGACTATTTAA
- a CDS encoding cytochrome c oxidase assembly protein yields MEHNHVHHGSGPSFEISLALPFVLAVLIYILLALVSNRRHKRWPFYRYLYWIFGVLSASIALIGPIANLAHENFTMHMVGHLFLGMLAPLLLVHAAPMTLLMRTLSVGSARRLSRVLKSLPVSIYCHPVVASILNIGGLWVLYTTELYSLMQDNLLLHIVVHTHVFLAGYLYTLSILYIDPAPHRYSYIFRAVMLILSLAAHGILSKYIYAHPPVGVPSEQAETGGMIMYYGGDMVELVLIFLFCQQWYKAARPRTVVSITQ; encoded by the coding sequence ATGGAACATAACCATGTCCATCATGGCAGTGGGCCATCTTTCGAAATTTCCCTGGCTCTCCCCTTTGTCCTGGCAGTTCTAATTTATATTCTACTTGCATTGGTCTCAAACCGTCGGCATAAACGCTGGCCTTTCTATCGATACTTATACTGGATTTTTGGAGTTCTTTCAGCTTCCATTGCACTAATAGGCCCCATTGCTAATCTCGCTCATGAAAACTTCACGATGCATATGGTCGGTCATTTATTCCTTGGAATGCTTGCTCCGCTCTTATTAGTCCATGCTGCTCCAATGACTCTTCTGATGCGTACTTTAAGTGTTGGATCTGCAAGAAGACTATCACGCGTATTAAAAAGTTTACCAGTAAGCATTTATTGCCATCCAGTTGTGGCTTCCATCCTCAATATCGGAGGATTATGGGTGTTGTATACTACAGAGCTATACTCTCTTATGCAGGACAACCTCCTTCTGCATATAGTCGTACATACACACGTATTCCTAGCAGGATATCTCTATACACTATCCATCCTCTATATTGACCCTGCGCCCCACCGATATAGTTATATTTTTCGCGCTGTCATGTTAATCCTGTCATTAGCTGCCCATGGAATCCTTTCGAAGTACATTTATGCTCATCCACCTGTTGGTGTACCGAGCGAACAGGCTGAAACGGGTGGAATGATCATGTATTACGGCGGCGACATGGTAGAACTCGTCCTGATTTTTCTGTTTTGCCAACAATGGTATAAGGCTGCACGTCCACGGACAGTTGTATCCATCACTCAATGA
- a CDS encoding SRPBCC family protein translates to MPVIEHKQFIKAPLEVCFNLARDVNVHTQTTLKTKERAIGGVTKGLLEEGDSVTWEAVHFGIKQRLTSRVIFMEKPHSFVDVMVKGAFKSFIHIHQFVNEEEGTTMIDHFQYKSRFGPIGVLIDKLFLEKYMKRFIAMRATELKKIAEIKTNQTFD, encoded by the coding sequence ATGCCTGTAATCGAGCATAAACAGTTTATCAAAGCTCCACTTGAGGTTTGTTTTAACCTTGCCAGAGATGTCAATGTTCATACGCAAACTACCTTGAAAACAAAGGAAAGGGCTATTGGGGGTGTAACAAAGGGACTGTTGGAGGAAGGGGATAGTGTAACTTGGGAGGCTGTGCACTTTGGTATTAAGCAAAGGTTAACCTCAAGAGTAATCTTTATGGAAAAGCCTCATAGTTTCGTGGATGTAATGGTAAAAGGGGCATTCAAGTCCTTCATCCATATCCATCAGTTTGTTAATGAAGAAGAGGGGACAACAATGATTGATCATTTTCAATATAAGTCACGTTTCGGTCCCATCGGAGTCTTAATTGACAAATTGTTTCTAGAAAAATACATGAAAAGATTTATTGCTATGCGTGCAACAGAATTAAAGAAAATAGCTGAAATAAAAACTAATCAAACGTTTGATTAA